Proteins encoded together in one Lathyrus oleraceus cultivar Zhongwan6 chromosome 5, CAAS_Psat_ZW6_1.0, whole genome shotgun sequence window:
- the LOC127084496 gene encoding uncharacterized protein LOC127084496 isoform X1, with amino-acid sequence MASSSNTGKKIQADSTDEDYTEAEHEEEEEEEGLEHFDDFTLASSWERFISEIESVCRLWMSDGPKNLLVKGAVLLDDSGSLYKVTSETKYALKSYSMEYYFETNSAVDAGKPATWNFDLHDLQLCFGIKEFLVIAPQSASGVVLDAPEASKLLSAVAIALSNCSSLWPAFVPVHDPSRKAYIGIQSMGTVFTRRFEADRIGSQVPIKLMHLEGLYELFVSKFAYSTLDLSVHNFKVRIAMKLTFRTLPFDDDYMKNFDAKMIRSRENLSGETSNGTQWDDDCSWSEWYSAEDPVKGFELISTWSEKMVESSMEMAELENASPHEAEKWSISLRLEGSKESRIGFASQLHLLVDALQMSFEAQFIEDFVSAAENPGSDNLRSSLVIPSPTVRDRVLKELFMEDAKFSDFSDVGYKTSRAVKGAPLESLFAQFCLHSLWFGNCNIRAISVLWIEFVREVRWCWEESQPLPRMPPNGSIDLSTCLIHQKLHMLAICLERKCQLVEDFQDCIGSVDHIDSMSEEESVVGDDLMNIQTPSENFSGKVDRKPEDADLSNDTKSSNFTRRGSAGIVDSMMLLKSYQSMHAPYTQEPPLMTEDMHEERMQAVEAFGDSFNFSAQLEKDILTSDMSAFKAANPDAIFEDFIRWHSPGDWEADDDPESSGSTSPNALDINKSKDSWPPRGRLSKRMSDHGNLWRNIWNKAPALPASEQKPLLDPNREGEKVLHYLETLQPHQLLEQMVSTAFRAAADTISQTSYGELNQMETKIQQLYPTMASALRPLQVNRLSADSETIEDLKRLCVVFEHVEKLLTVAASLHRKLIRAPRLSREIFNDYYNFYIPRMGTGLTEEVVEKEFDKKQEIRDNEREVLSNMFVPPTANQSWRKVLSMGNLLNGHEPILREIIFSLHDKVSGNHYAARSGSVSQQDIETYRMYICGTSNDLRVALSVASCD; translated from the exons ATGGCGTCTTCCTCCAACACTGGCAAGAAGATCCAAGCTGATTCTACTGATGAAGATTACACCGAAGCAGAACacgaggaagaagaagaagaagagggC CTCGAGCATTTTGACGATTTCACCCTTGCCTCGTCGTGGGAACG GTTTATTTCTGAAATAGAGTCTGTTTGTCGGCTTTGGATGTCTGATGGTCCAAAGAATTTACTG GTAAAAGGAGCGGTTCTCTTGGACGATTCTGGTAGTTTATACAAGGTGACATCTGAGACGAAGTATGCGTTGAAAAGTTACAGCATGGAGTATTACTTTGAGACCAACTCTGCTG TTGACGCAGGCAAGCCTGCAACTTGGAATTTTGATTTGCATGATCTACAGCTATGTTTCGGCATAAAGGAGTTTTTG GTGATTGCTCCTCAGAGTGCAAGCGGCGTGGTTCTTGATGCGCCAGAGGCTAGCAAGCTGTTGAGTGCTGTTGCGATTGCTTTGTCAAATTGTTCAAG TTTGTGGCCAGCATTTGTTCCAGTTCACGATCCTTCGCGAAAAGCTTATATTGGAATTCAGAGCATGGGCACTGTATTTACTAGAAGGTTTGAAGCAGATCGAATCGGTAGTCAGGTTCCAATAAAACTTATGCATTTGGAGGGGCTGTACGAGTTATTTGTATCTAAGTTT GCATACTCCACACTGGATCTATCTGTTCATAATTTCAAAGTCCGAATTGCAATGAAGCTTACATTCAGAACACTTCCCTTTGACGATGACTATATGAAAAACTTTGATGCTAAAATGATCAGATCAAGGGAAAATCTTTCTGGGGAAACATCCAATGGGACACAGTGGGATGACGATTGTTCTTGGAGCGAGTGGTATTCTGCAGAAGATCCTGTTAAAG GTTTTGAACTGATCTCAACATGGTCAGAGAAGATGGTTGAAAGTTCTATGGAAATGGCTGAACTGGAAAATGCTTCACCTCATGAAGCTGAGAAGTGGTCAATCTCTCTAAG ACTTGAAGGTTCTAAAGAGAGTCGGATTGGATTTGCATCCCAGTTGCATCTTCTTGTTGATGCATTGCAAATGTCATTCGAGGCACAATTTATAGAAGATTTTGTTTCAG CAGCTGAAAATCCAGGTTCCGATAATCTGAGATCCTCATTGGTTATACCTTCACCGACTGTTAGAGATCGTGTGCTGAAAGAACTGTTTATGGAAG ATGCAAAATTCTCAGATTTTTCTGATGTGGGATATAAGACTTCGCGAGCTGTAAAAGGCGCACCTCTTGAATCGCTCTTTGCACAATTTTGTTTACATTCTCTTTGGTTTGGCAACTGCAATATACGTG CTATATCTGTACTATGGATAGAGTTTGTTCGAGAGGTTAGGTGGTGTTGGGAAGAGTCACAACCATTACCTAGGATGCCACCTAACGGATCAATCGACCTTTCTACTTGTTTGATTCATCAAAAACTTCATATG CTTGCAATATGCCTTGAGAGGAAGTGTCAGCTGGTTGAAGATTTTCAAGATTGTATTGGAAGTGTTGATCATATAGATTCTATGTCTGAG GAAGAAAGTGTGGTTGGGGATGACTTGATGAATATACAGACACCCAGTGAGAATTTTTCTGGGAAAGTTGACAG AAAGCCTGAAGATGCAGACCTGTCTAATGACACAAAATCTTCAAACTTTACTAGGAGAGGTTCAGCTGGTATTGTTGATTCTATGATGCTTCTCAAGTCATATCAAAGTATGCATGCTCCATACACACAG GAACCACCTCTTATGACAGAAGACATGCATGAAGAGAGGATGCAAGCTGTTGAAGCCTTTGGTGATTCATTT AACTTTTCTGCTCAGCTGGAAAAGGATATCCTTACTTCAG ATATGTCAGCATTTAAAGCAGCGAATCCAGATGCTATTTTCGAAGACTTTATTAGGTGGCATTCACCTGGAGATTGGGAAGCGGATGATGATCCTGAGAGCAGTGGATCAACATCACCCAATGCTCTTGACATCAATAAGTCGAAAGATAGTTGGCCTCCACGTGGGAGGCTTTCTAAGAGAATGTCGGATCATGGAAATTTGTGGAGAAACATTTGGAATAAAGCACCTGCTCTTCCTGCTTCGGAACAGAAGCCTCTTCTTGATCCAAACAGAGAAGGAGAAAAA GTTCTTCATTATCTTGAAACCTTACAACCACATCAATTGCTTGAACAAATGGTGTCTACTGCCTTCAGAGCGGCAGCCGACACAATAAGTCAGACTAGTTATGGAGAACTGAACCAGATGGAGACTAAGATTCAACAACTTTACCCTACCATGGCATCAGCTTTGAGGCCTCTTCAAG TAAATCGATTGTCTGCAGACAGCGAGACTATCGAAGACTTAAAACGACTGTGTGTCGTTTTTGAACATGTTGAAAAATTACTAACTGTCGCAGCTTCTCTTCATCGCAAGCTTATACGAGCACCACGCCTCTCAAGAGAAATTTTTAATGATTACTACAACTTTTATATTCCAAGAATGGGAACAGGCTTGACAGAAGAGGTTGTTGAAAAG GAATTTGACAAGAAACAAGAAATAAGGGACAATGAAAGGGAAGTGTTGTCAAATATGTTCGTTCCTCCCA
- the LOC127084496 gene encoding uncharacterized protein LOC127084496 isoform X5 codes for MSDGPKNLLVKGAVLLDDSGSLYKVTSETKYALKSYSMEYYFETNSAVDAGKPATWNFDLHDLQLCFGIKEFLVIAPQSASGVVLDAPEASKLLSAVAIALSNCSSLWPAFVPVHDPSRKAYIGIQSMGTVFTRRFEADRIGSQVPIKLMHLEGLYELFVSKFAYSTLDLSVHNFKVRIAMKLTFRTLPFDDDYMKNFDAKMIRSRENLSGETSNGTQWDDDCSWSEWYSAEDPVKGFELISTWSEKMVESSMEMAELENASPHEAEKWSISLRLEGSKESRIGFASQLHLLVDALQMSFEAQFIEDFVSAAENPGSDNLRSSLVIPSPTVRDRVLKELFMEDAKFSDFSDVGYKTSRAVKGAPLESLFAQFCLHSLWFGNCNIRAISVLWIEFVREVRWCWEESQPLPRMPPNGSIDLSTCLIHQKLHMLAICLERKCQLVEDFQDCIGSVDHIDSMSEEESVVGDDLMNIQTPSENFSGKVDRKPEDADLSNDTKSSNFTRRGSAGIVDSMMLLKSYQSMHAPYTQEPPLMTEDMHEERMQAVEAFGDSFNFSAQLEKDILTSDMSAFKAANPDAIFEDFIRWHSPGDWEADDDPESSGSTSPNALDINKSKDSWPPRGRLSKRMSDHGNLWRNIWNKAPALPASEQKPLLDPNREGEKVLHYLETLQPHQLLEQMVSTAFRAAADTISQTSYGELNQMETKIQQLYPTMASALRPLQVNRLSADSETIEDLKRLCVVFEHVEKLLTVAASLHRKLIRAPRLSREIFNDYYNFYIPRMGTGLTEEVVEKEFDKKQEIRDNEREVLSNMFVPPTANQSWRKVLSMGNLLNGHEPILREIIFSLHDKVSGNHYAARSGSVSQQDIETYRMYICGTSNDLRVALSVASCD; via the exons ATGTCTGATGGTCCAAAGAATTTACTG GTAAAAGGAGCGGTTCTCTTGGACGATTCTGGTAGTTTATACAAGGTGACATCTGAGACGAAGTATGCGTTGAAAAGTTACAGCATGGAGTATTACTTTGAGACCAACTCTGCTG TTGACGCAGGCAAGCCTGCAACTTGGAATTTTGATTTGCATGATCTACAGCTATGTTTCGGCATAAAGGAGTTTTTG GTGATTGCTCCTCAGAGTGCAAGCGGCGTGGTTCTTGATGCGCCAGAGGCTAGCAAGCTGTTGAGTGCTGTTGCGATTGCTTTGTCAAATTGTTCAAG TTTGTGGCCAGCATTTGTTCCAGTTCACGATCCTTCGCGAAAAGCTTATATTGGAATTCAGAGCATGGGCACTGTATTTACTAGAAGGTTTGAAGCAGATCGAATCGGTAGTCAGGTTCCAATAAAACTTATGCATTTGGAGGGGCTGTACGAGTTATTTGTATCTAAGTTT GCATACTCCACACTGGATCTATCTGTTCATAATTTCAAAGTCCGAATTGCAATGAAGCTTACATTCAGAACACTTCCCTTTGACGATGACTATATGAAAAACTTTGATGCTAAAATGATCAGATCAAGGGAAAATCTTTCTGGGGAAACATCCAATGGGACACAGTGGGATGACGATTGTTCTTGGAGCGAGTGGTATTCTGCAGAAGATCCTGTTAAAG GTTTTGAACTGATCTCAACATGGTCAGAGAAGATGGTTGAAAGTTCTATGGAAATGGCTGAACTGGAAAATGCTTCACCTCATGAAGCTGAGAAGTGGTCAATCTCTCTAAG ACTTGAAGGTTCTAAAGAGAGTCGGATTGGATTTGCATCCCAGTTGCATCTTCTTGTTGATGCATTGCAAATGTCATTCGAGGCACAATTTATAGAAGATTTTGTTTCAG CAGCTGAAAATCCAGGTTCCGATAATCTGAGATCCTCATTGGTTATACCTTCACCGACTGTTAGAGATCGTGTGCTGAAAGAACTGTTTATGGAAG ATGCAAAATTCTCAGATTTTTCTGATGTGGGATATAAGACTTCGCGAGCTGTAAAAGGCGCACCTCTTGAATCGCTCTTTGCACAATTTTGTTTACATTCTCTTTGGTTTGGCAACTGCAATATACGTG CTATATCTGTACTATGGATAGAGTTTGTTCGAGAGGTTAGGTGGTGTTGGGAAGAGTCACAACCATTACCTAGGATGCCACCTAACGGATCAATCGACCTTTCTACTTGTTTGATTCATCAAAAACTTCATATG CTTGCAATATGCCTTGAGAGGAAGTGTCAGCTGGTTGAAGATTTTCAAGATTGTATTGGAAGTGTTGATCATATAGATTCTATGTCTGAG GAAGAAAGTGTGGTTGGGGATGACTTGATGAATATACAGACACCCAGTGAGAATTTTTCTGGGAAAGTTGACAG AAAGCCTGAAGATGCAGACCTGTCTAATGACACAAAATCTTCAAACTTTACTAGGAGAGGTTCAGCTGGTATTGTTGATTCTATGATGCTTCTCAAGTCATATCAAAGTATGCATGCTCCATACACACAG GAACCACCTCTTATGACAGAAGACATGCATGAAGAGAGGATGCAAGCTGTTGAAGCCTTTGGTGATTCATTT AACTTTTCTGCTCAGCTGGAAAAGGATATCCTTACTTCAG ATATGTCAGCATTTAAAGCAGCGAATCCAGATGCTATTTTCGAAGACTTTATTAGGTGGCATTCACCTGGAGATTGGGAAGCGGATGATGATCCTGAGAGCAGTGGATCAACATCACCCAATGCTCTTGACATCAATAAGTCGAAAGATAGTTGGCCTCCACGTGGGAGGCTTTCTAAGAGAATGTCGGATCATGGAAATTTGTGGAGAAACATTTGGAATAAAGCACCTGCTCTTCCTGCTTCGGAACAGAAGCCTCTTCTTGATCCAAACAGAGAAGGAGAAAAA GTTCTTCATTATCTTGAAACCTTACAACCACATCAATTGCTTGAACAAATGGTGTCTACTGCCTTCAGAGCGGCAGCCGACACAATAAGTCAGACTAGTTATGGAGAACTGAACCAGATGGAGACTAAGATTCAACAACTTTACCCTACCATGGCATCAGCTTTGAGGCCTCTTCAAG TAAATCGATTGTCTGCAGACAGCGAGACTATCGAAGACTTAAAACGACTGTGTGTCGTTTTTGAACATGTTGAAAAATTACTAACTGTCGCAGCTTCTCTTCATCGCAAGCTTATACGAGCACCACGCCTCTCAAGAGAAATTTTTAATGATTACTACAACTTTTATATTCCAAGAATGGGAACAGGCTTGACAGAAGAGGTTGTTGAAAAG GAATTTGACAAGAAACAAGAAATAAGGGACAATGAAAGGGAAGTGTTGTCAAATATGTTCGTTCCTCCCA